Proteins from one Mycolicibacter virginiensis genomic window:
- a CDS encoding alpha/beta fold hydrolase: MPTVDIDAGTIHYDTAGPQDGRPVLFVHGYAMGASLWGPLSARLAARGLRCIAPNWPLGAHPTALRSGADRTLPGIAAMVDAFMGALGLEDVVLVGNDTGGLISQLVAVNHPDRLGALVLTSCDAFEHFPPPIINPFIVAAKTAITFRVALQPMRLRAVRHYAYGKLAHRDIHDLVREWVRPALRDAGVAEDLRLLTKSLNQQTSLDAGSRLHAFTKPALVTWSADDLFFPVEDGRGLASTLTNSRFELIDGARTYSMIDQPDRLADLVAEFAGAATARR; encoded by the coding sequence ATGCCCACCGTTGACATTGACGCCGGAACAATCCACTACGACACCGCGGGCCCGCAGGATGGCCGCCCGGTGCTGTTCGTCCACGGCTACGCCATGGGTGCCTCGCTATGGGGGCCACTGAGCGCCCGCCTGGCAGCGCGAGGTCTCCGCTGCATCGCCCCGAATTGGCCGCTCGGCGCGCATCCGACGGCGTTGCGGTCCGGCGCTGACAGAACCCTGCCCGGGATCGCCGCCATGGTCGACGCATTCATGGGCGCACTCGGCCTCGAGGACGTGGTGTTGGTCGGCAATGACACCGGAGGCCTGATCAGCCAGCTGGTCGCGGTCAACCACCCGGACCGGCTGGGGGCGCTGGTGCTGACCAGTTGCGATGCCTTCGAGCATTTCCCGCCGCCCATCATCAATCCGTTCATTGTGGCTGCGAAGACCGCCATCACCTTCCGTGTTGCGCTACAACCGATGCGGCTGCGCGCGGTTCGTCATTACGCCTACGGAAAGCTGGCGCACCGCGATATCCATGACCTGGTGCGTGAGTGGGTCAGGCCCGCGCTGCGGGATGCCGGCGTCGCCGAGGACCTCCGCCTGCTCACCAAGTCGCTCAACCAGCAGACCTCCCTGGATGCGGGGTCGCGACTTCACGCGTTCACCAAGCCGGCTCTGGTCACCTGGTCCGCCGACGATCTGTTCTTTCCCGTCGAGGACGGTAGGGGTCTCGCAAGTACGCTGACCAACTCCCGCTTCGAACTCATCGACGGCGCGCGCACCTACTCGATGATCGATCAGCCGGACCGGCTGGCAGATCTGGTCGCCGAATTCGCCGGTGCCGCAACCGCTCGGCGGTGA
- a CDS encoding acyl-CoA thioesterase — protein MSPAAESTGEPVGFVAAVPVRWSDIDMYQHVNHATMVTMLEEARVPFLSPAFAVDITSVGLLIAEVKVAYKGQLRLTDSPLQVTMWVSRLRTVDFTIGYEVRSVHAAPDSRPAVIAETQLATFSIDEQKLVRLSADHRAYLEKFIR, from the coding sequence ATGAGTCCGGCAGCAGAATCCACCGGAGAGCCGGTGGGCTTTGTGGCAGCGGTTCCGGTGCGCTGGTCGGACATCGACATGTACCAGCACGTGAACCACGCGACCATGGTCACGATGCTCGAAGAGGCGCGAGTGCCCTTCCTGTCGCCGGCGTTCGCAGTCGACATCACTAGCGTCGGCCTGCTGATCGCCGAGGTCAAAGTCGCCTACAAGGGACAACTGCGGCTGACCGACTCACCGTTGCAGGTGACGATGTGGGTGTCTCGGCTGCGCACGGTGGACTTCACCATCGGCTACGAGGTGCGCTCGGTGCACGCGGCCCCGGATTCACGGCCTGCCGTGATCGCTGAGACGCAGTTGGCCACGTTCAGCATCGACGAGCAGAAGCTGGTGCGGCTGTCCGCGGACCATCGCGCCTACCTGGAGAAATTCATTCGCTGA
- a CDS encoding TetR/AcrR family transcriptional regulator produces the protein MSAARRLWGARGYAAVGTPEIAEAAGVTRGAMYHQFPDKAALFLAVVESVEADVMARLGEAVAASAATTPAAALRAAAENWLVVAEDPEVRQLVLLDAPNVLGWDGFRDVAQRYSLGMTEQLLSEAMRAGQLSHQPVRALAHVLIGALDEAAMVIATADDPEQTRADVSLVIQRLLDAMLTEG, from the coding sequence ATGAGCGCGGCCCGCAGACTGTGGGGTGCGCGTGGCTACGCGGCCGTGGGGACCCCCGAGATCGCGGAGGCCGCCGGCGTGACCCGGGGCGCGATGTACCACCAATTCCCGGACAAGGCAGCGCTTTTTTTGGCTGTCGTGGAGTCCGTGGAAGCCGACGTGATGGCGCGACTCGGCGAAGCGGTGGCCGCCTCCGCGGCAACCACCCCCGCCGCCGCGCTACGGGCGGCCGCGGAAAACTGGCTGGTGGTCGCCGAGGATCCCGAGGTGCGCCAGCTCGTCCTGCTCGATGCCCCCAACGTCCTGGGTTGGGACGGCTTTCGCGACGTGGCCCAGCGCTACAGCCTGGGCATGACCGAGCAGCTGCTCAGCGAAGCGATGAGGGCCGGACAACTCTCGCACCAGCCGGTCCGCGCGCTCGCCCACGTGTTGATCGGCGCGCTCGACGAAGCAGCGATGGTGATCGCGACAGCCGACGACCCCGAGCAGACGCGCGCCGACGTGAGCCTCGTCATTCAGCGACTACTCGACGCCATGCTCACCGAGGGCTGA